Proteins co-encoded in one Papaver somniferum cultivar HN1 chromosome 5, ASM357369v1, whole genome shotgun sequence genomic window:
- the LOC113284016 gene encoding serine/threonine-protein kinase OXI1-like, which yields MKSWGSLLIIVMAVILVLSGKNSRRKCFPITLSGFFAAELVLALEYLHGLGIVYRDLKPENIMVQENGLVDFDLSTKISMKSENLQPRSPTNHSISSKEIKKKKKRFPILNFCSSGIGSYESERHSEARVNSVRSDSEKSNSFVGAEEYVAPEIISGNGHDFSVDWWGLGVVLYEMLYGKTSFRGVNRQETFFRILTLTPQLVGE from the exons ATGAAATCGTGGGGTTCGCTATTGATTATTGTAATGGCGGTGATCTTAGTTCTCTCCGGAAAAAACAGTCGGAGAAAATGTTTTCCGATTACATTATCAG GTTTTTTTGCTGCTGAATTAGTACTTGCATTGGAGTATCTACACGGATTAGGGATTGTTTACAGAGATTTGAAGCCGGAAAATATTATGGTTCAGGAAAACGGGCTCGTTGATTTCGATCTTTCTACCAAAATCTcaatgaaatctgaaaatttacaACCTCGATCTCCAACTAATCATTCAATCTCCTccaaagaaataaagaagaagaaaaaacggttCCCGATTTTAAACTTCTGCAGTTCAGGGATCGGTTCATATGAATCGGAGCGTCATTCCGAAGCGAGAGTGAACTCGGTAAGATCTGACTCAGAGAAATCTAACTCGTTTGTCGGGGCGGAAGAATACGTAGCGCCGGAGATTATATCAGGGAACGGTCACGATTTCTCCGTTGATTGGTGGGGGCTTGGGGTTGTGTTGTATGAAATGTTATATGGTAAGACATCGTTTCGGGGAGTAAACCGGCAAGAAACGTTTTTTCGGATTTTGACATTAACTCCTCAATTGGTTGGTGAATAA